In a genomic window of Brettanomyces nanus chromosome 1, complete sequence:
- a CDS encoding uncharacterized protein (BUSCO:EOG09344761), producing MAFLSHSYRRNSISLPELQATKGSRFFRKQTTWKKLLWVKQDYDDDYTDSSFLSQLKRNSTVVNYSYWKLFRDFSLVNLHLSVIMCVILVFYGMYMLRWDPVRPIILSSALTLLGFIVYVVTLKIRRNKELIRLQHWKILQLTSSRESGSAAAHLDLEKYITEPASPGLISAFKSSMLILLHLLTLSPVLKSLTNSSASDSIWAISAWLCLLNVLFNDYVIDFPQKQRFPELGAVATTANAAPVLPKIGSHSNMSKNIALSNAIVLASRLNSNLSAFCFILFSIELCGLFPIFNNFTRRCQFWVFHWLQVGTIVFGVSYAMYRIFGTGWCICWLSLHLLIVVVGPLYFIALQKYKDELQGPWDPAHPVVKSIQ from the coding sequence ATGGCGTTCCTGTCACATTCGTATAGACGGAATAGTATTAGCTTGCCGGAATTGCAGGCGACCAAGGGTTCAAGGTTTTTCAGGAAACAAACTACTTGGAAAAAATTGCTTTGGGTCAAGCAAGATTATGACGATGATTACACTGATAGCTCCTTCCTTTCTCAGCTGAAGAGGAACTCAACCGTGGTGAACTACTCCTACTGGAAGCTATTTAGAGATTTTTCGCTTGTTAACTTGCATCTTTCTGTCATAATGTGTGTCATTCTCGTTTTTTATGGGATGTACATGTTACGTTGGGATCCTGTTAGACCCATCATACTGAGTTCCGCACTCACTTTACTAGGATTCATAGTCTACGTGGTCACCCTTAAAAttagaagaaacaaagaacTTATCAGACTACAACACTGGAAGATTCTCCAGCTAACAAGTAGTAGAGAATCAGGctctgctgctgctcaTTTGGACCTTGAGAAGTATATCACCGAGCCTGCCTCTCCAGGACTCATAAGTGCTTTCAAATCGTCAATGCTCATATTGCTGCACCTACTTACATTATCTCCTGTCTTGAAATCACTCACAAATTCATCTGCATCTGATTCTATCTGGGCTATAAGTGCCTGGCTATGTCTTCTCAATGTTTTATTCAACGATTATGTCATCGATTTTCCACAGAAGCAGAGATTTCCAGAATTAGGTGCTGTAGCTACTACTGCCAATGCAGCACCAGTTCTTCCCAAAATCGGTTCTCATTCAAACATGTCCAAAAACATAGCACTCTCCAATGCCATTGTTTTGGCATCCAGACTGAACTCCAATCTCTCGGCCTTTTGctttattctcttctctataGAACTTTGTGGACTCTTTCCTATATTCAATAATTTCACACGACGCTGCCAATTCTGGGTTTTCCACTGGCTTCAGGTTGGTACCATAGTCTTCGGTGTTTCCTATGCTATGTATAGGATATTTGGAACCGGCTGGTGCATTTGTTGGCTAAGCTTACACCTACTTATTGTTGTGGTGGGACCTCTATATTTCATTGCTTTGCAGAAGTATAAAGACGAGCTTCAAGGACCCTGGGACCCTGCTCATCCTGTTGTCAAAAGTATTCAATAA
- a CDS encoding uncharacterized protein (EggNog:ENOG41~BUSCO:EOG09343WSJ) has protein sequence MISYQQLLPIGSLMMISTCSFMLGIFFADWPYDYYTLWDSSHGEEFFTKALDHYKTLATQPTVIISSLAGIMSIGFIGSFIKIFKPSEDTKYFEYGSLIALVSAVCIYLTNVRTGQMSALFGEWGEVSQNVGLSVIAASQVMIVVLLLGVVVLQCGLFYAEYSDYKAKTDFYMKELGEQFISAEEAKQRGSKSKPSETKTKSKPKSKPKSKANARAKTTGASSKETSTKSRKA, from the coding sequence ATGATTTCGTATCAACAACTACTTCCAATAGGATCTCTCATGATGATTAGCACATGCTCTTTCATGCTTGGTATATTTTTTGCTGATTGGCCCTATGACTACTATACCTTATGGGATTCCTCTCACGGTGAAGAATTTTTCACAAAAGCCTTGGATCATTACAAGACTTTGGCCACGCAGCCTACAGTGATTATCAGCTCCCTTGCTGGAATTATGTCGATTGGCTTCATTGGTTCATTTATCAAGATTTTCAAGCCATCCGAGGACACCAAATACTTTGAGTATGGTTCTCTTATTGCCCTCGTTTCTGCTGTTTGTATCTACTTAACCAATGTTAGAACGGGACAAATGTCTGCCTTGTTTGGCGAGTGGGGTGAAGTTAGTCAGAACGTCGGATTGAGTGTTATTGCGGCATCTCAGGTGATGATCGTTGTATTGCTTCTCGGTGTGGTGGTGCTTCAGTGCGGCCTATTTTACGCTGAATATTCAGATTATAAGGCCAAGACTGACTTTTACATGAAGGAATTGGGCGAACAGTTCATCTCTGCCGAAGAAGCAAAACAGAGAGgatccaaatccaagcCATCTGAGACTAAGACTAAGTCTAAGCCTAAGTCTAAGCCTAAATCTAAGGCTAATGCTAGAGCTAAAACCACGGGTGCTTCTTCTAAGGAAACTTCTACCAAGTCAAGAAAGGCTTGA
- the PGI1 gene encoding glucose-6-phosphate isomerase (BUSCO:EOG0934173C), which yields MTSPVNLPAWKKLQELYGSYGKTYSTKEAFAKDSDRFNKFSHTFENYDGSKILFDFSKNLIDENILSALIELAREAKVETLRNDMFSGKHINTTEDRAVYHVALRNRSMKPMYVDGVNVAPEVDAVLKHMKKFSEEVRSGNWKGYTGKEITDVVNIGIGGSDLGPVMVTEALKPYAHPRIKVHFVSNVDGTHIAEALKQCNPETTLFLIASKTFTTLETCANAQTAKNWFLKTVQNPKHIAKHFVALSTNATEVQKFGIDIKNMFGFESWVGGRYSVWSAIGLSICLYVGFENFDKFLKGAEAVDKHFVSTPIEENIPFIGALLTIWYNNFCKAQTKLVAPFDQYMNRFPAYLQQLSMESNGKSVSKDNKFVNYETGVVLFGEPATNAQHSFFQLVHQGTKLIPTDFIMAAKSHNPIENNKHQKMLAANFFAQAESLMLGKTSQQVAAEGTDENLIPHKTFSGNRPTTTILCQKITPATLGSLIAYYEMMTFVEGAIWGINSFDQWGVELGKKLAKVILAELQDEKKVENHDASTRNLINQFKKWE from the coding sequence ATGACTTCGCCTGTTAACTTGCCTGCATGGAAAAAATTGCAAGAGCTTTACGGTTCTTATGGAAAGACATATTCTACCAAGGAGGCCTTCGCTAAGGACTCTGACAGATTCAACAAGTTCTCTCACACTTTTGAAAACTACGATGGATCGAAAATAttgtttgatttctctAAGAATTTGATCGATGAGAATATTCTCTCGGCTTTAATCGAGCTTGCTAGGGAAGCTAAGGTTGAGACCTTGAGAAACGACATGTTTTCCGGTAAGCACATTAATACTACCGAGGACAGAGCCGTCTATCACGTTGCTTTAAGAAACAGATCTATGAAACCAATGTATGTCGATGGAGTCAATGTTGCTCCAGAGGTCGATGCTGTTTTGAAGCATATGAAAAAGTTCTCTGAGGAGGTTAGATCCGGTAATTGGAAGGGTTATACCGGCAAAGAGATCACTGATGTTGTCAACATTGGTATTGGAGGTTCCGATCTCGGTCCCGTCATGGTCACCGAGGCCTTGAAACCTTATGCTCATCCAAGAATCAAGGTGCATTTCGTCTCTAATGTTGATGGTACGCATATTGCCGAAGCTTTGAAACAGTGCAACCCAGAAACTACTTTGTTCTTGATTGCTTCTAAGACATTTACCACCTTGGAAACTTGTGCAAATGCTCAAACTGCCAAAAACTGGTTTTTGAAAACTGTTCAGAATCCAAAGCATATTGCCAAGCACTTTGTTGCCCTTAGTACCAATGCTACGGAGGTTCAAAAGTTCGGTATCGACATCAAGAATATGTTTGGTTTCGAGAGTTGGGTTGGAGGAAGATACTCTGTCTGGTCTGCTATTGGTTTGTCCATTTGTTTGTACGTTGGTTTCGAAAACTTTGATAAGTTCTTGAAGGGTGCCGAGGCTGTCGACAAGCACTTCGTCTCCACTCCAATCGAAGAAAACATTCCATTCATTGGAGCTTTGCTCACCATATGGTACAATAACTTCTGCAAGGCCCAAACCAAGTTGGTTGCTCCATTTGATCAATATATGAACAGATTCCCGGCCTACTTGCAACAACTTTCTATGGAGTCAAATGGTAAGTCAGTTTCCAAAGACAACAAGTTTGTCAACTACGAAACGGGTGTTGTGTTGTTCGGTGAACCAGCCACAAATGCTCAGCATTCGTTTTTCCAATTGGTGCATCAGGGTACCAAGTTGATACCAACTGACTTTATTATGGCTGCCAAGTCTCACAATCCAATTGAGAACAACAAGCACCAGAAGATGTTGGCTGCTAATTTCTTTGCTCAGGCCGAGTCTTTGATGTTGGGTAAGACTTCCCAGCAGGTTGCTGCTGAGGGTACCGATGAGAATTTGATTCCTCACAAAACTTTCTCTGGTAACAGACCAACCACCACTATATTGTGTCAGAAGATCACACCAGCCACATTGGGTTCATTGATCGCTTACTACGAGATGATGACCTTTGTTGAAGGAGCAATCTGGGGTATCAACTCTTTTGATCAGTGGGGTGTTGAATTGggaaagaagttggccaaGGTCATTTTGGCTGAATTgcaagatgaaaagaaggttgaAAATCATGATGCTTCCACCAGAAATTTGATCAACCAGTTCAAGAAGTGGGAATGA
- the MES1 gene encoding methionine--tRNA ligase mes1 (BUSCO:EOG093411B2), producing MSSLQIFSDRGSKIPSLVRNLKIGIGAAVFQPSVKLVADTDNEEYNLTLVDKKSGFQLIEANAIVKYLAATSKKGSKDAFKVDPVELVLDDILKKRKFNDSILPLVKPFSQADATSIPQIFAFATLYPVLTKTAHKNEGFEDLKSWFNAFAALPEVIEGVKAVTSLTHLERSKEKNTGKRNVIVRHEVVKPEGKLAPKEGERNILITSALPYVNNVPHLGNIVGSVLSADIFARYCKRRNYNALFICGTDEYGTATETKALEEHVTPRELCTKYHKIHKDVYDWFDIGFDYFGRTTTAKQTEISQKIFLELHKNGYLEEQSMKQLYCPVHKGYLADRYVEGECPKCHYEDARGDQCDKCGTLLDPFELINPRCKLDNATPEPRHSNHIFISLDKLEPELKEWVKKSSTEGHWSKNAKTITNSWLREGLKPRCITRDLVWGTPVPLKGFEDKVLYVWFDATIGYVSITANYTDDWRAWWQNPEHVKLYQFMGKDNVPFHTVVFPSTEIATREPWTMLHHLNTTEYLQYEGGKFSKSRNIGVFGNNAKETGISPSVWRYYLTSIRPETQDSQFSWEEFVTKNNSELLANLGNFVNRIVKYVNAKYNGVVPQFDVKNCEDYAKALQDFNKLIETYNEDLDSVHERKGLETAMLTSARGNQFLQDNKLDNSLYNDHPDKADAVVAIGLNIVYLVSALISPYMPEATSLIEKILNVPELRIPDKLELWIQGGHCIGKPQYLFSRIDEKKVEEWRAKYGGQHA from the coding sequence ATGTCTTCTCTACAAATCTTTTCAGATCGAGGCTCCAAGATTCCGTCTTTGGtcagaaacttgaagattggTATTGGTGCTGCTGTGTTTCAACCCTCTGTCAAGCTTGTAGCAGACACCGACAACGAAGAGTACAATCTCACCTTGGTTGACAAGAAATCTGGCTTCCAATTAATCGAAGCAAACGCTATTGTCAAGTATTTGGCTGCTACCTCAAAGAAAGGTTCCAAGGATGCATTTAAAGTTGACCCTGTTGAACTTGTTCTCGATGATAttttaaagaagaggaagttCAATGACTCCATTCTTCCATTGGTGAAGCCATTTTCTCAAGCAGATGCCACTTCTATTCCTCAGATATTTGCCTTTGCTACTTTGTATCCTGTTCTCACCAAGACGGCTCATAAAAATGAGGGCTTTGAGGACCTCAAGAGTTGGTTTAATGCATTTGCCGCTCTACCCGAAGTTATTGAAGGTGTCAAAGCAGTCACAAGTCTCACCCACTTGGAGAGAAGCAAGGAGAAAAATACAGGCAAAAGAAATGTTATTGTGCGTCATGAAGTTGTGAAACCAGAGGGAAAACTGGCCCCAAAGGAAGGTGAACGCAATATACTTATCACATCCGCCTTGCCTTATGTCAACAATGTTCCTCATTTGGGTAATATCGTTGGTTCAGTTCTTTCCGCAGATATCTTTGCCAGATACTGCAAGAGGAGAAACTATAATGCTCTCTTCATCTGTGGTACCGACGAGTACGGTACCGCTACCGAGACTAAAGCATTAGAAGAGCACGTGACTCCCCGTGAGTTGTGTACCAAGTATCACAAGATTCACAAAGATGTATACGATTGGTTTGACATTGGTTTTGATTACTTTGGACGTACTACAACTGCAAAGCAGACCGAGATTTCCCAGAAGATCTTTTTAGAATTACACAAAAATGGCTATTTAGAGGAGCAGTCAATGAAGCAGTTGTACTGCCCTGTTCACAAAGGATACTTGGCTGATCGTTATGTGGAAGGTGAGTGCCCAAAATGTCATTACGAAGACGCAAGAGGTGATCAATGTGATAAATGTGGTACGTTATTAGATCCATTCGAGTTGATTAACCCTCGTTGTAAGTTGGATAATGCTACACCTGAACCTAGACATTCGAACCacattttcatttctttaGATAAACTCGAGCCTGAGTTGAAAGAGTGGGTTAAAAAGTCATCCACTGAGGGTCATTGGTCAAAGAATGCGAAGACTATCACTAACTCCTGGTTGCGCGAAGGTTTAAAGCCTCGTTGTATCACTAGGGACCTTGTGTGGGGTACTCCTGTGCCATTGAAAGGTTTCGAAGATAAGGTGCTATATGTCTGGTTTGACGCTACTATTGGTTACGTTTCCATCACCGCCAACTATACTGATGATTGGAGAGCCTGGTGGCAGAATCCTGAACATGTCAAACTTTATCAATTCATGGGTAAGGATAATGTTCCATTCCACACAGTTGTCTTCCCATCCACTGAGATTGCTACTCGCGAGCCTTGGACTATGTTGCATCACTTAAACACCACCGAATACCTACAATATGAAGGCGGTAAGTTTTCCAAATCCAGAAACATCGGTGTCTTCGGTAATAACGCTAAAGAAACTGGTATTTCTCCTTCGGTCTGGAGATATTACTTGACCTCTATTAGACCAGAAACACAGGATTCTCAGTTCTCTTGGGAAGAGTTTGTTACCAAAAATAACAGCGAGTTGCTCGCCAATTTAGGTAACTTCGTCAACAGAATCGTTAAGTACGTCAACGCTAAATACAATGGTGTCGTTCCTCAATTCGATGTTAAGAATTGTGAGGATTACGCTAAAGCGTTGCAAGatttcaacaagttgattgAGACATATAACGAGGATCTTGATTCTGTTCACGAGAGAAAAGGTCTCGAAACCGCTATGTTAACCTCTGCCAGAGGTAACCAATTCTTACAAGACAACAAGCTTGACAACTCGTTGTATAATGACCATCCAGATAAAGCTGATGCCGTCGTTGCCATTGGCTTGAACATTGTTTATCTTGTGTCTGCATTAATTTCTCCCTACATGCCAGAAGCCACAAGCCTAATCGAGAAAATATTGAATGTTCCTGAATTAAGAATTCCGGACAAGCTTGAACTTTGGATTCAAGGTGGACATTGTATTGGCAAGCCTCAGTATTTGTTCAGTAGAATAGATGAGAAAAAGGTCGAAGAATGGAGAGCCAAATACGGTGGCCAACACGCATAA
- a CDS encoding uncharacterized protein (EggNog:ENOG41), with product MPEHEFTLSKSGVSEEDAEYRQTYIGKKLRIPRIMPSYQLEHVFPISAVRKERETEGLDPPRLLLPRDMVYSIQPPHAPGSIFSLPSIRASTSDFHTPVSPSCIVNTMPPHTPSVRPVSTSPIPQAVLPARIRAPRKFSRRVTISELIERFDVSTADKFFNIYGQTLLPFISPNGLSLKHFRDNEEYVYRANRKQHAKTLPIRYSGMSDVNYYEPLVLRYKKSSMGRGMDGGGEGLCPYCPLPMGEQDSAFYDRKDSNYLHHVTKLHGVYSNGIEMPFPYFVGKAIETKTLKTRGEVANTVNAVKCTKCKQMLKIQPLDSIITSPGNKFLAYFRHMLIHNQKKNYGKTKGYQPEA from the coding sequence ATGCCGGAACACGAGTTCACATTATCAAAATCTGGTGTGTCCgaggaagatgcagaatACCGTCAGACATACATTGGAAAAAAGCTGAGAATTCCAAGAATCATGCCTTCATATCAGTTGGAGCATGTATTTCCAATAAGTGCCGTgaggaaagaaagggaAACAGAGGGCTTGGATCCACCAAGATTGCTTCTCCCAAGAGATATGGTATACAGTATCCAGCCACCCCATGCACCTGGTTCCATATTCTCATTACCTTCAATACGTGCAAGTACATCAGATTTTCATACGCCCGTTTCACCTTCTTGCATAGTCAATACTATGCCACCCCACACGCCATCAGTTAGACCTGTAAGTACTTCTCCGATTCCACAGGCTGTTCTTCCAGCCCGCATTCGGGCACCAAGGAAATTTAGCCGTAGGGTGACAATATCTGAGTTGATAGAGCGGTTTGACGTGTCTACTGCTgacaagttcttcaatataTATGGACAAACACTACTTCCTTTCATTTCTCCCAATGGACTCAGTTTGAAACATTTTCGGGACAATGAGGAATATGTTTATAGGGCCAACAGAAAGCAGCATGCAAAGACCCTACCTATTCGCTATTCGGGAATGAGTGACGTAAACTATTATGAGCCATTGGTACTCAGATACAAAAAAAGCAGTATGGGAAGAGGTATGGATGGGGGTGGCGAAGGACTTTGTCCTTACTGCCCGTTGCCAATGGGTGAACAAGATAGTGCTTTTTACGATAGGAAGGACTCCAACTATTTGCACCATGTCACTAAACTACATGGAGTCTACTCCAACGGTATCGAGATGCCATTCCCATACTTTGTGGGGAAAGCCATCGAAACgaaaactttgaagactcGTGGTGAAGTGGCCAATACCGTCAATGCTGTGAAGTGCACCAAATGCAAACAGATGCTCAAAATACAGCCGTTGGATTCCATCATCACATCTCCCGGAAACAAGTTCTTGGCTTATTTCCGTCATATGTTGATTCATaatcagaaaaagaatTACGGTAAGACTAAAGGGTACCAGCCAGAAGCATGA
- a CDS encoding uncharacterized protein (MEROPS:MER0114503~EggNog:ENOG41), whose amino-acid sequence MQVSPKILEFCSPFTKQQTQEVTVSNDTSSYLAFKVKTTAPKIYCVRPNASTVAPGESVTVHIILQGLAEEPAIGTKCKDKFLFVSVPCDDTVDPKLVSNEWASLQKAVGGSSKGIKMKVSFNYGAAINPIQEEEKEPEDAEISEVPEVPEHAKETTSDAAAADAVASAAAATGATATTSSTVLRHVKGSKGSSDSTETEKTEKKAPSSINSGSHTKVASNVPPAPKRQRRSVLPPPGSEMVEISSAEEKDDTEVSDTESSDDEVVIIGSDGVFTIVMFPGRSSTTYSSQQKKNSSRPQAEYSIQEVSAQSYPPQGYPPQGYPPQGYPPQGYPPQGYPPQGYEPPPAYSDDRPQAGSSAATSNYERPACPTPQNLVPGKLYENQNSRAANTVNGVTYENPDEPPPMPSQSVMSYQINGETVQDFEYSQCNGVRKALLIGINYIGTGNQLRGCINDANNMRRFLLTNGYPSENIVMLTDDQKDFMSIPTRQNIIRAMQWLVKDARPGDSLFFHYSGHGGQEDDLDGDEADGKDDCIYPVDFKQCGSLIDDIMHDIMVRPLPAGCRLTAIFDSCHSGSALDLPFVYRAQNGGLKEYNVWKESGGDAVNILMGYASRNPMEMFSGAKSIYKRFAANTGGNQEAIKQQKMSAADVIMFSGCKDSQTSADAQEMGQFTGALSFAFIQVLSQNPMQSYLTLLQNIRAVLSTKYTQKPQLSSSHQIDPNIRFIM is encoded by the exons ATGCAAGTGTCCCCAAAAATTCTGGAATTTTGCTCTCCATTTACCAAGCAGCAGACTCAAGAAGTGACGGTTTCTAATGACACTTCAAGTTACTTGGCCTTCAAGGTTAAAACAACGGCTCCAAAGATCTACTGTGTCAGACCCAATGCCTCTACCGTTGCTCCCGGTGAGTCTGTTACTGTGCacatcattcttcaagGTCTAGCTGAGGAGCCTGCCATTGGCACCAAATGTAAGgacaagtttctttttgtctCGGTGCCTTGTGACGATACCGTTGATCCTAAATTGGTTTCCAACGAGTGGGCATCTCTCCAAAAGGCTGTTGGTGGTTCTTCTAAAGGTATTAAGATGAAGGTTTCCTTTAACTACGGAGCTGCTATCAATCCTATTcaagaggaggagaaagaaccTGAGGACGCTGAGATATCCGAGGTTCCTGAAGTCCCTGAGCATGCTAAGGAGACTACTTCAGATGCTGCCGCTGCAGATGCTGTGGCTTcggctgctgctgctacGGGTGCCACCGCCACAACATCTTCTACTGTTCTTCGTCATGTCAAAGGTTCCAAGGGTTCTTCAGATTCTACGGAAACGGAAAAGACGGAAAAGAAGgcaccttcttcaatcaattcTGGCTCGCACACGAAGGTTGCTAGTA ATGTTCCTCCTGCTCCTAAAAGGCAAAGGAGATCGGTTCTACCGCCTCCTGGTTCGGAAATGGTGGAGATATCCTCGGCAgaggaaaaagatgatACTGAGGTTAGTGACACAGAAAGTAGTGACGATGAGGTAGTTATTATTGGTTCTGATG GCGTGTTTACGATAGTTATGTTTCCAGGAAGGTCAAGTACCACTTACTCTTctcagcagaagaagaattctAGTCGTCCTCAAGCGGAATACTCTATACAGGAGGTGTCTGCTCAAAGCTATCCACCCCAGGGCTATCCACCCCAGGGCTATCCACCCCAGGGCTATCCACCTCAGGGCTATCCACCTCAGGGCTATCCACCTCAGGGCTATGAGCCGCCTCCTGCGTATAGTGATGATCGACCACAAGCTGGTTCTTCAGCGGCCACCTCAAACTACGAGCGTCCTGCTTGTCCCACCCCGCAAAACTTGGTCCCAGGAAAGTTGTATGAGAATCAGAATTCTAGGGCAGCCAATACGGTAAACGGTGTGACATACGAGAATCCAGATGAACCTCCCCCAATGCCTTCTCAATCAGTGATGTCGTATCAAATCAACGGTGAAACGGTTCAGGACTTTGAGTACTCGCAGTGTAACGGAGTCAGGAAGGCTTTATTGATTGGGATCAATTATATTGGGACCGGCAACCAGCTAAGAGGCTGTATCAATGATGCTAACAATATGCGACGTTTCTTATTGACCAACGGTTATCCCTCTGAAAACATTGTTATGTTGACCGATGATCAAAAGGATTTCATGAGTATTCCTACGCGTCAAAACATCATCAGAGCCATGCAGTGGCTTGTCAAGGATGCTCGTCCCGGAGATTCTTTATTCTTTCATTATTCTGGTCATGGTGGTCAGGAAGATGATTTAGATGGTGATGAAGCCGATGGTAAGGACGATTGTATATATCCCGTCGACTTCAAGCAGTGCGGTTCCTTAATCGATGACATCATGCATGATATAATGGTGAGACCACTTCCGGCAGGTTGTCGTTTGACTGCTATCTTTGACTCCTGCCACAGTGGTAGTGCACTGGATTTACCCTTTGTTTATCGTGCTCAGAATGGTGGTTTGAAAGAGTATAACGTTTGGAAGGAAAGTGGTGGAGACGCAGTGAACATTCTGATGGGATATGCCTCCAGAAACCCCATGGAAATGTTCAGCGGTGCGAAGAGTATTTATAAGCGCTTCGCTGCCAATACAGGTGGAAATCAGGAAGCTATCaagcagcagaagatgtCCGCTGCTGATGTGATCATGTTTTCCGGTTGCAAAGATTCACAAACATCTGCAGATGCTCAAGAGATGGGGCAGTTCACCGGTGCTTTGAGTTTTGCTTTTATCCAAGtgctttctcaaaatcCTATGCAAAGTTACTTGACCCTCCTACAAAACATTCGTGCAGTATTGTCTACAAAGTATACGCAGAAGCCACAGTTATCTTCCTCTCATCAGATCGATCCGAATATCAGATTCATTATGTAA
- a CDS encoding uncharacterized protein (BUSCO:EOG0934150P) yields MNRNDFDLSVYLVTDSGMLPDGVSFVEQVKRAIDNGVTCVQLREKSIETKDFIERARAVKKLTDAARIPLIINDRLDIALAVDAHLHIGQDDMDARTARKLLGDDKIIGVSVSTVEETEKAIDDGADYVGIGLCFNTQTKITTKMPKGPRGAQDILRAIYNKGSNMKTCLIGGISQSNIQQVRYQSGIPENRLDGVAVVSCIMKQDDAAKATMELARGWNSVPKWCTTIRKVNLTHKQLTQNVRNSRPIVHHITNNVVKNFSANVTLAIGASPIMSECIEEFDDLAKFTGGLVLNSGEISQCDVPLYISALRAYNEHNKPIVYDPVGCPASVYRRNFTKMILMEGYLTVIKGNQDEILAAAGMDLGVSGGCDSVSNIRFSKLSEIAKQFALSTRSVVVVTGKTDIVADGIFSGQTDLVDCDVQNQRFECLEGGSEMMSQITGTGCSLGSVICSFVAANREDPYQATLAACMLYKEAGGLAGQLAKHKGPGTFQYLFLDALNQCSLGNCVDSEF; encoded by the coding sequence aTGAATCGCAACGACTTTGATCTCTCTGTGTATCTTGTCACTGACTCGGGCATGTTGCCTGATGGTGTCAGTTTCGTTGAGCAGGTGAAACGGGCAATTGATAACGGTGTAACATGTGTTCAGCTTCGTGAAAAAAGCATTGAAACCAAGGACTTCATTGAAAGAGCTCGGGcagtgaagaaattgactGATGCTGCTCGAATTCCTTTGATAATCAACGATCGATTAGATATCGCGTTGGCTGTTGATGCTCATTTGCACATTGGTCAAGACGACATGGATGCCCGTACCGCGAGAAAATTGCTTGGAGATGACAAGATCATCGGAGTGTCTGTTAGTACTGTTGAGGAAACTGAAAAGGCAATCGACGATGGTGCAGATTACGTTGGAATTGGTCTTTGTTTTAATACTCAGACGAAGATTACGACTAAAATGCCCAAGGGACCTAGAGGAGCGCAAGATATTCTCAGAGCAATATATAATAAAGGTTCCAATATGAAGACATGTCTTATTGGAGGCATTAGCCAGTCGAATATACAGCAGGTTCGATACCAGTCAGGTATTCCTGAAAATCGTCTTGACGGTGTTGCTGTTGTTTCTTGTATTATGAAGCAGGATGATGCTGCCAAAGCCACCATGGAGCTAGCACGGGGTTGGAACTCCGTGCCGAAATGGTGTACTACGATTCGGAAAGTCAATTTGACTCACAAGCAGCTCACCCAGAACGTCCGTAATTCGAGACCAATTGTTCATCACATCACAAACAATGTCGTGAAGAATTTCAGTGCCAATGTTACTTTGGCTATCGGTGCCTCGCCTATTATGAGTGAATGTATCGAAGAGTTTGACGATCTTGCTAAATTTACCGGCGGTCTCGTGTTGAATTCCGGTGAGATTAGTCAATGTGATGTTCCATTGTATATTTCGGCTCTTCGTGCGTACAATGAGCATAACAAACCCATTGTTTATGATCCTGTGGGATGCCCTGCATCCGTTTACCGTAGAAATTTTACCAAGATGATTCTTATGGAGGGTTATCTGACGGTTATTAAGGGTAATCAAGATGAGATTTTAGCGGCTGCTGGTATGGACTTGGGCGTTTCTGGTGGCTGTGATAGTGTTAGTAATATCCGCTTTTCCAAGCTTTCAGAGATTGCCAAGCAGTTTGCTCTTTCCACTCGATCGGTTGTGGTCGTTACCGGTAAAACAGATATCGTTGCAGATGGTATCTTCTCTGGACAGACAGACTTGGTCGATTGTGATGTTCAAAATCAACGTTTTGAATGCCTTGAAGGCGGTAGTGAGATGATGTCACAAATCACAGGAACCGGATGTTCGTTGGGTTCGGTTATCTGCTCGTTTGTGGCTGCAAATAGAGAAGACCCATATCAGGCCACCTTAGCAGCATGTATGCTATATAAAGAAGCCGGAGGCCTTGCAGGCCAGTTGGCTAAACATAAAGGTCCTGGAACCTTCCAGTACCTATTTTTGGATGCTTTGAATCAATGTTCATTGGGGAATTGCGTTGATTCTGAGTTCTAA